ATTGCTATAGGGCATAAGATAAAGAGATGAATTCTGTCTTCTTCATTCCTTTTACACATCGCACACCAGTTTGGTCTAGAATAGAGATTTGGGATTCTTTTTGTAAGTTGGTCAGCGGTATTAATACTATCATAGAGCAGGGTCCAGATGAAAAATTTGCATTTCTTTGGAATGCTGGTTTTCCAAAGATTTTTGAAAGTGTTTTAATTTTGGAGAGCTAAAATGCCTTGATCAGGTTGGTGAATAGCTTTCTTTACCGAAGCAACAGAGTAAAAGCCATCAGAGTTGAGGACCCAAGTAGGTGTGTCTCTGCCATTTTCGCAAAAACTGGCATTTAGAGAGTTTTTTAGCTCGGCCCACAGAGGAGATTCCCAATCCCTCAACTGTCTTCTTGGTTTTAGATCCCAATCCATGAAAGTTGAGTTCCACATGTCTTTTATGGAGCTGTCCTGGTTTGTAGAGAGAGCAAATAATCTGCGGTAGTGTAACGAAAGAGGACTATTTTGATGCCAGTGGCTGTGCCAAAAGGAGAAGTTTCTTCCATTTCTAATTTTCCAGGAAACCTGCCTTTGAAACCAATTTCAGGCCTTTGTAGATGGAGAACCATGGGGAACGGCTGCTGCTGTGATTGCATACACAAGGAATGTCTCCTTGAGTTTGGCTACTATATTTTGCATTTATGATTTTCTTCCACAGGGGGGTGTCTTCATGAATGTATCTCCATAGCCATTTTGTTAGAAGAGCAAAATTTGTATCTTTCATACGACTAATGTCCAGCCCCCCTTTCTCTTTTGGAGAGGTGATCTTTGCCCAACTAACCAAGTGTAGTTTGTGGGCCTCGGTTCGGCTCTTCCAGAAGAAGTTCCTCCAAGATTTCTCAATGCTTTTGTAGATTGATGCAGGGGCTTTGAACACTGATAATTGATAAGTAGGAAGACTGACCAAAGTAGATTTAATCAAGGTGATTTTCCCACCTTTGGATAACATAGAGTATTTCCAGCTGGCGagttttttgttgattttttcaTCAATGTTCTTCCAGAAAGCCTTTGTTATTGGTTTACCTCCGATATTTATAGGGGAGATGGTGGACTTGTTCAGATTGATATTTAAATCCGAAGCTAGCTGGAAAAGATTGacgatattttttaaattttgtaggGAGGGCTCATCATCTTCTACAAAAAGCAGAATATCATCTGCAAAAAGTAAGTGAGTGAGGTTAATGTTGTCTTTCATTCTCACCCCTTTGATGTTCTCACAAATTGAATCCAGCATCCTGCTTATATAGTCCATTGCTAGGACAAAAATAAAAGGGGAGATTGGGTCTCCTGGTCTGCCATTGATGATAATAGAGTACTGAACACTACTGATACAAGCTTTTATCCATCTCCTCCATTTAATGGGATAGCCCTTTTTCATAAGCACAAAGTCTATGAATCTCCAATTTAGCTTATCAAAGGCCTTTTCAATATCCAGCTTAATAACAAAGCCTTTAATTTTCTTTACTCTCCAATAGTTAATAGCTTCATTTGCAACTAAGATAGCATCAATGATTTGTCTTCCTTTTACAAAGGCCATTTGATTCTTTACCACCGTTAAAGGAAGAGTTTCTTTAAGTCTTTCAGCAATGACTTTGGCAATAATCTTGTAAATGGAAGTCGTTAGACTAATAGGTCTGTAATCCACTGGCACCACACATTTTTCTTTCTTAGCAATCAGGGCAATATTTGTTACATTCACTGCTTTATTGATGATACAGTTGATGTAGAAGTCTTTGAATATATTACAAATATCATCCTTGAGGTCATACCAAGTTGCTTTGAAGAATTCCATAGTAAAGCCGTCTGGGCCCGAGCTTTTATTGTTTGAGAAAGCAACAAGGGCTGAATGTATTTCCTCCTCCGAGAAAAATGAGCATAAGTTTTGAGCTTGGGATGAGGGTATAGGGGACCAAAATTGAGATTTTCAATAAGCCAGAGGTTGTCCACACCACCTTCATTGTAGATTCCTTCAAAATGGTCTAAGAAGGCTTTGACAATGTTTTCATTTGTAGTACAAGGGATTTCATCATCTGAATTAATATTTGAAATGATACTCATTCGTTGTCTAGCAGAGCAAATTCTGTGAAAGAAGGAAGTGTTTTCATCTCCTTCAGTGTTCCAAAGTCTCTTGCTTTTTTGGTGCCATACGTGTGCTTCTTTGAAGTCATACATAAGGATCTCagcttttatttttgttctGCGAAGGCTAAGCTCTTCAGATAAATTTCCTTCAGCTTCTACTCTGTCAATGTTATCAACTTCTTTGACCCAAACTCTCTTTTCTTCATCATTGTAACGGTTATTCCTTTTTTGTTCATCCCTTATAATGATGGATAAATTTTTTAGCTTCTTCATGATAGAGAAGCCTGGATGTCCATCCTGTCTCAAATTATTCCACCAACTTCTAAAGTTGTTTTTAAACCACGACTCTTTTAAATGTACATTTATAAGCCTGAAAGGTAGAGGGCCCCAACTAATCGTGGATGATTCAAGGATGATCGGGAAGTGGTCTGATGTAACTCTGGAGAGTGTTTTTGAATAGTGGGCAGTGAATAAGTTTTCCCAACCCACTGTATATAAGAATCTGTCAATTCTGGAGAGAATCGGCTGAGCTCTGAGGTTTGACCATGTATATTTTGCATTTGAGAGGGGTGGGTCAATAAGATTGCTGTCAGAGATGAAGTTGTTAAATTTCCTCATACTGTAGTGTCTGAGATTTTGGGCAGATGTCTCAAAGGAGAATCTCACTACATTAAAATCTCCCGCTAAAAGCCAGATAGGAGAACATTTATTTTTGA
This region of Cucumis melo cultivar AY chromosome 7, USDA_Cmelo_AY_1.0, whole genome shotgun sequence genomic DNA includes:
- the LOC127150413 gene encoding uncharacterized protein LOC127150413; this translates as MWDDLRFNVSDFIEGSFSLSIKINIPDEPPCSAWWLSAIYGPAGGRNRNSFWAELLDLKNKCSPIWLLAGDFNVVRFSFETSAQNLRHYSMRKFNNFISDSNLIDPPLSNAKYTWSNLRAQPILSRIDRFLYTVGWENLFTAHYSKTLSRVTSDHFPIILESSTISWGPLPFRLINVHLKESWFKNNFRSWWNNLRQDGHPGFSIMKKLKNLSIIIRDEQKRNNRYNDEEKRVWVKEVDNIDRVEAEGNLSEELSLRRTKIKAEILMYDFKEAHVWHQKSKRLWNTEGDENTSFFHRICSARQRMSIISNINSDDEIPCTTNENIVKAFLDHFEGIYNEGGVDNLWLIENLNFGPLYPHPKLKTYAHFSRRRKYIQPLLLSQTIKARAQTALLWNSSKQLVNVTNIALIAKKEKCVVPVDYRPISLTTSIYKIIAKVIAERLKETLPLTVVKNQMAFVKGRQIIDAILVANEAINYWRVKKIKGFVIKLDIEKAFDKLNWRFIDFVLMKKGYPIKWRRWIKACISSVQYSIIINGRPGDPISPFIFVLAMDYISRMLDSICENIKGVRMKDNINLTHLLFADDILLFVEDDEPSLQNLKNIVNLFQLASDLNINLNKSTISPINIGGKPITKAFWKNIDEKINKKLASWKYSMLSKGGKITLIKSTLVSLPTYQLSVFKAPASIYKSIEKSWRNFFWKSRTEAHKLHLVSWAKITSPKEKGGLDISRMKDTNFALLTKWLWRYIHEDTPLWKKIINAKYSSQTQGDIPCVCNHSSSRSPWFSIYKGLKLVSKAGFLEN